One part of the Xiphophorus maculatus strain JP 163 A chromosome 1, X_maculatus-5.0-male, whole genome shotgun sequence genome encodes these proteins:
- the LOC102236070 gene encoding nucleolar protein 4-like isoform X2, producing the protein MSEPTWLAADLGAVSDLSPASRTERIRHSPQNIHSKDDDDDSSSESGSGNGLPALTPPSSAVTDGAIVRETEVVNGGGSAPLDFSRPTSSSSSSEDQQAGNLSERLPLPTSHLPITVSAAAAALLGALHPNAPEELRRKYPLAAKPPHSALPHAHSTHTLTHAAELRLDPDGRDYGNKSPQYGSGGSYDSIKTELSAEDLTMGRHGNQVAPDDDDDDHDDHDDNDKINDTEGVDPERLKAFNMFVRLFVDENLDRMVPISKQPKEKIQAIIESCSRQFPEFQERARKRIRTYLKSCRRMKKNGMETRPTPPHLTSAMAENILAAACESETRNAAKRMRLEAFHDEQVSLEKPSGGGGGAALRDPVSLAHSAYSLAASAFPSQDSQLYINGAGLSYGYRGYPGLSAAIQHPVSLTTGTTTQSNGPTDLSMKSLSSTNITNCSSSTTTNNLSGRGGGGGGGGASTQLSQPEITAVRQLIAGYRESAAFLLRSADELENLILQQN; encoded by the exons ATGATTCGTCGTCAGAAAGCGGCAGCGGTAACGGCCTACCTGCCCTGACTCCACCCTCCTCTGCTGTGACGGACGGCGCCATTGTCAGGGAAACCGAGGTCGTTAACGGCGGCGGCTCGGCGCCGCTGGACTTCAGCAGGCCGACCTCTTCTTCCTCGTCGTCGGAGGACCAGCAGGCGGGGAACCTGAGCGAACGCCTGCCACTGCCTACCTCACACCTTCCTATCACCGTGTCGGCCGCCGCCGCCGCGCTGCTCGGCGCGCTGCACCCCAACGCGCCCGAGGAGCTGCGCAGGAAGTACCCGCTGGCCGCCAAGCCGCCGCATTCAGCGCTGCCACACGCACACAGCACGCACACACTGACACACGCCGCCGAGCTGCGACTGGACCCCGACGGCCGGGACTACGGCAACAAG TCCCCTCAGTACGGCTCGGGGGGAAGCTACGACAGCATTAAGACGGAGCTGAGCGCAGAAGACCTCACCATGGGGCGCCACGGCAACCAGGTCGCCCCCGACGATGACGACGACGACCACGACGACCATGACGACAACGACAAGATCAACGACACGGAGGGCGTCGACCCTGAGAGATTAAAGGCCTTCAAT atgtttgttcGCCTGTTTGTGGATGAGAACTTGGACCGAATGGTTCCCATCTCCAAGCAGCCCAAGGAGAAGATCCAAGCCATCATCGAGTCCTGCAGCAGACAATTCCCAGAATTCCAGGAACGCGCCCGCAAGCGCATTCGCACCTACCTCAAATCCTGCCGACGCATGAAGAAGAACGGCATGGAG ACCCGCCCGACTCCACCTCACCTGACCTCGGCCATGGCTGAAAACATCCTGGCCGCCGCCTGCGAGAGCGAAACCCGCAACGCCGCCAAGAGGATGCGCCTCGAAGCTTTCCAC GATGAGCAGGTATCCCTGGAAAAGCCGTCCGGCGGCGGTGGCGGCGCCGCCCTGAGGGACCCCGTGTCCCTCGCTCACTCTGCCTACTCCTTGGCTGCATCAGCCTTCCCCTCCCAGGACTCGCAGCTCTACATCAACGGGGCCGGACTCAGCTATGGTTACCGTGGTTACCCGGGCCTGAGCGCCGCCATTCAGCACCCCGTCTCCCTGACGACCGGCACCACCACTCAGAGCAACG GTCCCACAGACCTCAGCATGAAGTCGCTCTCCTCCACCAACATCACCAACTGCTCCTCTTCCACCACCACCAACAACCTCAGCGGGCGCGGCGGCGGTGGTGGAGGGGGCGGGGCATCCACACAGCTCAGCCAACCAGAGATCACGGCCGTGCGCCAGCTGATCGCCGGTTACCGGGAGTCGGCAGCCTTCCTGCTTCGCTCGGCCGACGAGCTGGAAAACCTCATCCTGCAGCAGAACTGA